One genomic segment of Brassica napus cultivar Da-Ae chromosome A3, Da-Ae, whole genome shotgun sequence includes these proteins:
- the LOC125607238 gene encoding uncharacterized protein LOC125607238 produces MFGVSNSQQDESLVAVIDAMRREVSVSVSVLKSFLEFLSGRQSNIKTKLTSVLMKKKDLREETKNELESLDSAICCSRDDLQNKLEEVELSIDGFEKHLEGIQH; encoded by the exons ATGTTCGGGGTGAGTAATAGCCAACAAGATGAAAGTCTTGTGGCGGTTATTGATGCGATGAGACGAGAAGTTTCCGTTAGTGTCTCGGTGTTGAAGTCATTCTTGGAGTTCTTGTCCGGACGACAAAGTAACATTAAGACCAAGCTGACTTCAGTACTAATGAAAAAGAAGGATCTTCGTGAGGAGACCAAGAACGAGTTGGAGAGTTTGGATTCCGCGATATGTTGCTCTCGTGATGACCTACAAAATAAGCTTGAGGAGGTCGAGTTGAGCATTGATGGATTCGAGAAGCATCTAGAAG GCATTCAACATTAG